In Anas acuta chromosome 5, bAnaAcu1.1, whole genome shotgun sequence, a single window of DNA contains:
- the FJX1 gene encoding four-jointed box protein 1 → MERGGRAALGLLALGALLGLCALPPPQPGPQRGEPRRGGQKTFRALLAVGREQQEQEREEQQQQEAAGRAAPVRRGIFWSRELEARVPRGFAAEEAAAWPAAARAARVSSLERGGCGRSSNRLARLSDGSRACVRYGVSPEQIQGEALSYHLAGVLGMQQRLPPMALALVEPRGRQWEPVREELRGSLWAEGAVVSLTRWVDNLTAVVAPAPWGSEAGGGRRPRALSAAELGGLPAAQLVELVQWSDLILFDYLTANFDRLASNLFSLQWDPRVMRRATSNLLRGPDGGLVFMDNEAGLVHGYRLLAVWDPYHEPLLRSVCVFREGTAKRVAELHRRRSAAAELRRRYRAREPLWAHLGFLSERQAELLQARVDFVHRHIAHCRAQAAAL, encoded by the coding sequence atggagcggggcggccgcgcggcgctggggctgctggcGCTGGGCgcgctgctggggctctgcgcgctgccccccccgcagcccggcccgCAGCGGGGCGAGCCCCGGCGCGGCGGGCAGAAAACTTTCCGGGCGCTGCTGGCCGTGGgccgggagcagcaggagcaggagcgggaggagcagcagcagcaggaggcggccgggcgggcggcgccggTGCGGCGGGGCATCTTCTGGAGCCGGGAGCTGGAGGCGCGGGTGCCGCGGGGCTTCGCGGCCGAGGAGGCGGCGGCGTGGCCGGCGGCCGCCCGAGCTGCCCGGGTGTCGTCGCTGGAGCGCGGCGGCTGCGGGCGCAGCTCCAACCGGCTGGCCAGGCTGTCGGACGGGAGCCGGGCCTGCGTGCGCTACGGGGTGAGCCCGGAGCAGATCCAGGGCGAGGCGCTGTCCTACCACCTGGCCGGCGTGCTGGGCATGCAGCAGCGCCTGCCGCCCATGGCGCTGGCGCTGGTGGAGCCCCGCGGGCGGCAGTGGGAGCCGGTGCGGGAGGAGCTGCGCGGCTCGCTGTGGGCCGAGGGCGCGGTGGTCAGCCTGACCCGCTGGGTGGACAACCTGACGGCCGTGGTGGCCCCCGCGCCCTGGGGCAGcgaggcgggcggcgggcggcggccgcgggcgCTGTCGGCGGCGGAGCTGGGCGGGCTGCCCGCCGCGCAGCTGGTGGAGCTGGTGCAGTGGAGCGACCTGATCCTCTTCGACTACCTGACGGCCAACTTCGACCGGCTGGCCAGCAACCTCTTCAGCCTGCAGTGGGACCCGCGCGTCATGCGGCGCGCCACCAGCAACCTGCTGCGCGGCCCTGACGGCGGGCTGGTCTTCATGGACAACGAGGCCGGGCTGGTGCACGGCTACCGCCTGCTCGCCGTCTGGGACCCCTACCACGAGCCGCTGCTGCGCTCCGTCTGCGTCTTCCGCGAGGGCACGGCCAAGCGGGTGGCCGAGCTGCACCGCCGCCGCAGCGCTGCCGCCGAGCTGCGCCGCCGGTACCGAGCCCGAGAGCCCCTCTGGGCCCACCTGGGCTTCCTCTCGGAGCGCCAGGCCGAGCTGCTGCAGGCCCGCGTCGACTTCGTGCACCGCCACATCGCCCACTGCCGCGCGCAGGCCGCCGCGCTCTGA